From a region of the Methylocystis hirsuta genome:
- a CDS encoding porin yields MKTRIKIVASFACAAGMAGASAAHAQPASFDKGVDASILEATRAIEELNAASKTRVKEKRSANQPAAKAAPRPVFKMTGPCNLNGNTQFFQIPYIGFCGAVHGSFTGFLGKDFATEDIAFTTQRLPAYRYGWSGLGLSAAVPMLYYWKNPLVKETTSGAYTGTYSMVNFLAFRNTDYGTISVFVNAGLFARTVKNYEGETRITLNQINGHYWRGAFDQAWVQFGGLRVGLQPSLFSFSRTGYTFMPGYASYMTTPAVSYTHRIENINVLPDLLPRLGASISVSAEDPTLRRYPDGVLSRYPTGMGYPDFVAQLRIGAPAFVIHASGAMHEIRDVSANAYNSFMPKYSTWGWAAQLAGEYRWKWSGLIGPIGGEMYGKAMLSATATQGALSYLGIPYMSIDYVSSSTGTIQRSSGQALMGSYEHLWTPVFKTSITGAAFQTFMGSAPEFLGFGNVAFGFNTQVRGQRVVGNAEYWAGEGWAFGLEGGWTWSQANGQYLGGRGLPVAVNFPNVLTYMRKAF; encoded by the coding sequence GTGAAAACGCGCATAAAAATCGTCGCATCATTCGCCTGCGCCGCCGGAATGGCTGGCGCGTCGGCCGCGCATGCGCAACCGGCGAGTTTCGACAAGGGCGTCGACGCATCGATCCTGGAAGCCACACGCGCGATCGAAGAACTCAACGCCGCATCAAAAACGCGAGTGAAAGAGAAGCGTTCCGCCAATCAGCCGGCAGCAAAAGCAGCGCCGCGGCCCGTCTTCAAAATGACGGGGCCGTGCAATCTGAACGGCAATACCCAGTTTTTTCAAATTCCCTACATCGGCTTTTGCGGCGCGGTCCATGGATCCTTCACCGGTTTCCTGGGCAAGGACTTTGCGACCGAAGACATCGCGTTCACGACGCAGCGGCTTCCTGCGTATCGATACGGATGGAGCGGCCTTGGATTGAGCGCCGCCGTGCCGATGCTGTACTATTGGAAAAATCCGCTCGTCAAAGAGACGACGTCCGGCGCTTATACCGGCACATACAGCATGGTGAATTTTCTGGCCTTCCGGAACACGGATTACGGAACGATCTCCGTGTTCGTCAACGCCGGATTGTTCGCCAGGACGGTAAAGAACTATGAAGGCGAAACGCGCATAACCCTGAACCAGATCAATGGGCATTATTGGAGGGGCGCTTTCGATCAGGCCTGGGTTCAATTCGGTGGGCTGCGCGTCGGACTCCAGCCCTCGCTCTTCAGCTTCAGCCGCACCGGCTACACTTTTATGCCCGGCTACGCGTCCTACATGACGACGCCGGCGGTTTCGTACACCCACAGAATCGAAAACATCAACGTTCTCCCAGATCTCCTGCCGCGTCTGGGCGCTTCGATCAGCGTATCGGCTGAAGATCCGACGCTGAGGCGTTATCCGGACGGGGTTCTGTCCAGATATCCAACGGGCATGGGATACCCGGACTTTGTCGCGCAATTGCGCATCGGCGCGCCCGCCTTCGTTATCCACGCGTCGGGAGCTATGCACGAAATCAGGGATGTCTCCGCCAACGCCTACAATTCCTTCATGCCGAAATACTCCACTTGGGGCTGGGCTGCGCAGCTTGCCGGCGAATATCGTTGGAAGTGGAGCGGACTTATTGGTCCCATTGGCGGCGAAATGTATGGCAAGGCCATGCTGTCGGCGACCGCGACGCAAGGCGCGCTTTCGTACCTCGGCATACCGTATATGTCGATCGACTATGTGAGCAGCTCGACGGGAACGATCCAGAGGAGTTCCGGTCAGGCGCTCATGGGATCCTACGAACATCTTTGGACTCCCGTGTTCAAGACCTCGATCACCGGAGCGGCGTTTCAGACCTTCATGGGCTCCGCGCCGGAATTTCTCGGGTTCGGCAACGTAGCTTTTGGCTTCAATACGCAGGTCAGAGGTCAGCGCGTCGTCGGAAACGCCGAATATTGGGCCGGCGAGGGATGGGCGTTCGGACTGGAAGGCGGCTGGACATGGAGCCAGGCCAACGGCCAATACCTCGGCGGACGCGGCCTGCCGGTCGCCGTCAATTTCCCGAACGTCCTCACCTATATGCGGAAGGCCTTTTGA